The Peribacillus sp. FSL E2-0218 genome contains a region encoding:
- a CDS encoding ABC transporter permease, with protein sequence METLLDFLQTNWQELMFKAWEHLYISLIAVFLGIIIAVPLGILLTRMKRSASFIIGIANIMQTLPSLAVLAFFIPFLGVGKTPAIIALFFYSVLPILRNTYTGIKGVNENLLESGRGIGMTSWERIRLVEFPLALSVIMAGIRTASVYLIGWATLASFIGGGGLGDYIFIGLNLYQTEYIIAGAVPVIIMAIVVDYVFSIIERKVVPKGLKGMKEAA encoded by the coding sequence ATGGAAACTTTGCTTGATTTTTTACAAACGAACTGGCAAGAATTGATGTTTAAGGCATGGGAACATTTATACATATCTTTGATCGCCGTGTTTCTTGGAATAATTATTGCCGTCCCCCTTGGCATTCTGCTGACTCGCATGAAAAGGAGCGCTTCCTTTATAATCGGGATTGCTAATATTATGCAGACGCTGCCGAGTCTTGCAGTACTTGCCTTTTTCATTCCTTTCCTCGGGGTAGGGAAGACACCCGCAATTATTGCCTTATTTTTCTATTCTGTTTTACCCATACTCAGGAATACATATACAGGCATCAAAGGAGTAAATGAAAATTTGCTGGAATCCGGGCGGGGCATCGGGATGACCAGCTGGGAGCGGATCCGCCTTGTTGAATTTCCGCTTGCCTTATCCGTCATCATGGCAGGGATTCGCACCGCTTCCGTCTATTTAATAGGTTGGGCCACCTTGGCTTCCTTCATCGGAGGCGGAGGACTCGGGGATTACATTTTCATCGGTTTGAATTTATACCAAACAGAATATATCATCGCTGGTGCAGTGCCAGTCATTATCATGGCCATCGTGGTCGATTATGTATTCTCGATCATAGAACGAAAAGTCGTTCCTAAAGGATTAAAGGGAATGAAGGAAGCTGCTTGA